In one window of Kiloniellales bacterium DNA:
- a CDS encoding class I SAM-dependent methyltransferase, with translation MGFYERWVLPRLIDLAMKNTEATRHRQALLPAASGRVLEIGIGSGLNLPFYGAEVDSVVGIDPSEELLALTQERLGDPPFAVELQARSAEALPFEDRRFDTAVTTWTLCSVPEAGRALAELRRVLKPEGTLIFVEHGRAEDPGVVAWQDRLNRLWGRLAGGCNLNRPIAAMIREAGFRIEDLETGHLVKGPRLLTYLYRGRARPA, from the coding sequence ATGGGCTTCTACGAGCGCTGGGTCCTGCCGCGCCTCATCGACCTGGCGATGAAGAACACGGAGGCGACGCGGCATCGCCAGGCGCTGCTTCCGGCGGCGAGCGGCCGGGTGCTCGAGATCGGCATCGGCTCCGGCCTCAATCTGCCATTCTACGGGGCCGAGGTCGACAGCGTCGTCGGGATCGACCCCTCAGAAGAGCTTCTGGCCCTGACGCAAGAGCGTCTCGGCGATCCGCCCTTCGCCGTCGAGCTCCAGGCGCGCTCGGCCGAGGCTTTGCCCTTCGAGGACCGGCGCTTCGACACCGCGGTCACGACCTGGACACTGTGCTCGGTCCCCGAGGCCGGGCGCGCCCTGGCCGAGCTGCGCCGGGTCCTGAAGCCGGAGGGCACGCTGATCTTCGTCGAGCACGGCCGGGCCGAGGACCCCGGCGTCGTCGCCTGGCAGGACCGTCTGAACCGGCTCTGGGGGCGGCTGGCCGGGGGCTGCAACCTCAACCGGCCGATCGCGGCGATGATCCGGGAGGCCGGCTTCCGGATCGAGGACCTCGAGACCGGCCACCTGGTCAAGGGGCCGAGGCTGCTCACCTATCTCTACCGCGGCCGGGCCCGCCCGGCCTGA